Below is a genomic region from Lampris incognitus isolate fLamInc1 chromosome 2, fLamInc1.hap2, whole genome shotgun sequence.
AACCGAGTGATGCCCCTCAAGAGAGGTTTACACGTTAAGAcctaaaaataaatgaaaatgaatTCAAATGAATTAATTAAATGTTATATACTCTTAATCTGACACTGGGCCCATCACCTTCTGCGAGTAAGTGAAGTTTTCAACCATAATACAGCTAATTGATAATCTGTAGGGCAGATCTTTCCTTCAGGAATGAAACACACAAGGATCTATTTTTGAACCTTTATTTATTGTAAAAATACTTTAGATACATACAAGCTGTACATAAACCATTTCTAGGATCTTAACATAAAATGTCTCTTTAAGAAACCAAATAGGGTAAAGAACGAATCCCTTCGAGGTAAAAATATGAAAAAAGAAATCAAATGTTTACAGTTTGCAAGAATTTGTGGATGTCCAGAGTGTTTTTTCTTCAGACTTGAGCTCCCCCTTGAAGATATTCATCATGGAAGGAAAGCCAAGATTTCAAAAGAAATCCACTAAAGCCAAGTAGCACAACATTTGGCCATTGtttgaaatacccccccccctccccccttcaggCATTTGCTTGGACCAGTTACATTCCAAAGCTAAGAGAAAAAAGTTTGCTGTTTTGGTAGAAAATCAAACCCCTCCCATAATGAACCTAAAACCATCATCACTCGCTAGTACCACAGGACCGTGACACTATCGTAGAACCAGAACACACAGTATGCACTTTCCAATACTATAGGACTGATGCTAGAGACGGCACAAAGCCCTGAGAATTTTTTTAAAGCAATATCTGTCAAAGCCATCCCAATATGTGCCTCTTTAAGGGGGTTTGAGGGTGACAGAATGACAGGCAACAGTTTAAAACCTCTTTCTTCCATGTGCTTACATTAAGTGATGGGTTGGTAGTTTTACACTCATTATGGTGTCCAAACTTAAAATCCTGACTCGTGTCTTGttacgttcccccccccccccccatgtagacAAATTTGTGGCCAACAAGAAGAACCCTGGGAAAAAAAGATAAGAATGGATATCAAACAGAGGGACATATTTTACGTAGTTGCAGTGATgtgataaaatatataaaaaaacaaattCATCCCCCCACTATGTCTTGCAAACTTATTTCAGTCATCGAATGTGGCATGTGTTATAAATCTATATCACATACAACCTTTTTTGCCTCAACAGAAACTCAATGTGTGTGCACTTTTTTCCATCTTGTTCTCCTGTGAGATTCTACATTATCTCCCCCTGGTCCTTCCACTCCACGTCCCAAGGTGTGTAGCTCCAAATACAGGCAACTTCCAAGGCTCTATATTGGCAGTGCTTTTAAGCATTTTCCAACCTTATCTGTTCATACTGCCCCTCCTTTCTTTCATACTGTGCCCTGGCTCAGACACTCATGGGTGCCCCTTTAACAGAAGTCTTGACTTCTCGTCGTAGTCCCACAGCCCCCGACAGCTGATGGCTCCTCATTCGTTCAAGGCTAAGATGATGTCATCCTCAAGGTCGGAGTTGTCAGAGCTGTCTGCTGGGTTGATAGATAAAAAGCAAATATGGGTTTAGAGGCATGAGGACACAGGGGCTGCATAAGTCAGTAAAATAAGCATCAAAACTGCCAAAGAGGCAAAAACAAAAAGGGCCTGTGACGTGTCCTCAGCGAGTGTGCAACAACTCAACATCAACCCTGTGCTTTTTCCTTCTAAGCTCAAGCTttccctttcaacctcttcacttccaaaacacaccagcatcaGACTGCATCTTTTAAAATTCTAATGGGAAAGGGGGACGGCGAAAGCAATGACCAGATCAAATGCATAGAGGCACAGAAACTGAAGCTGACATCAACTCCCCCCTTCATCAGTATGCTGAGTCAAAACTATGAGGCATTAAGCTCAAAGGGGAAGAAAAAGGCTACCCACCATTGTCACCACCCAGATCGGCGTCCTCGTTATcagagtcatcatcatcatcatcgtcatcgtcgtCATCGCCGTCCTCTTCCAGGAGTTGAGCAATCTCTTCGTCATCAGAGGGAGAAAAGTCATCATTCccatcctcttcatcatcatcctcatcctctcctCCGTTTTCATTCTCCAGCTCAGCAATCAGGGGATCTGTGTCCACGTCATCGTCAgagtcatcatcatcctcatcatcttcCTCCTGGTCATCATCCTCCTGACACAGAGAAGGGACGGAAATAAATTAGCAGGAAAAAAGTAATGTCAAAAAGCAGTTAACAATTCAAAGGAAATGAAAGAGAGACTGCCAtgtccaaagacagacacttatTGGATTCACTACCTGAtcttcctcatcttcctcctcttcctcagccaATCTCTGACGACCAACCTCGTAAAGCCTACATACAGTGTCAGTGTTGACAGAGTCCTGGTTCTGTTTGACAGACGCATGAGACAAAACAGAATGAAATACTTGCTCTTACTTGAGCCACATGATCTTAGCCATAGAAAGTGACATGATGCAGATAGAGAGAACGACTTCAGTCAATCACGACAGCGAAAAAACCTACCTCGATCACAGCTAGGTAGCAGTCTTTTGTGTCTGTGCAGAGGTCAAATATATTCCTCTTGACATCAATTGTGGCTGAGAGGAAGATTAAGGACACATGTCAGTGactatttctaaaaaaaaaaaaaagactaaaataACAATGTCTACTACAGACATAACAGTATTTCCTCAGGGTGAACTCACTACCAAAGAAATAAACAAAGAAAACATAGATCCTTCATGTGTGTAATGACCGATCAATGGTTTTCTCAGTGAACTGAGGCCTGAAGATTTTTGTATCTTTCAGGATGGCGCTATTAGTATATTATGGTGCATTGTGGTGCATAATGACACCTTTGACCAAGGTAAGCCTTACATACCAATTGGTTTGTAGTCTGTGGCATTGAAGGTCCTGAAAGAGGAACCAAAGGGAGTTTTCAGCTGCATCTCCATCATGTCATCCTCATCATCAGCTTGTAACATTGCtgcagaaaaaaagagagagagagacacacacacacacacacacacacacacacacacacacacacacacatacacacaccgcaaaaaagaaaaaacaacttaaGAGTCTGAGGATGGACGCATTTAGGAAAAAAGGCACGAACTAAAAGTCTAGTGGTTGAACACTATGGTGGCTGGTTGCTGGACAGTTTTAATTTCAAACACATAGTTCTGGCCCTGAGGTACTTTGCATGGGCAGAGCCATTATTACACACCCATGGCTCTGTGTGAACCAGCTGGTTCTCCCTGTTGCCAGTCCAGCACTGAACCGTATGCTCATATGGCCCAGAGACACCTTGAGGCATCAAGGACACACCTCTACAGGCACTGTTAACACCTCTCCAAACACACCTCACAAATTTTCAGCTTTCCATTTAAATGCATTACTCACACATTTAAATCCCACATATGCCATATGCCAACTGCTGAGTAAAGCAATTGTTGGGTTCATGACCAACTGTATTTTACTACCTATAAAGCAACAAGCCCTTTCCTTACCACCATAGATGACAGTGCCGTTGTTGTTGAAGACAATTCTGCATTGGTCCAGGGCTGGTACAGTGTGGAGAAGATGGAAGGTCCGTAGATCCCACTGAAAAATCTCATTAAGGACCATAACGTCACTTCATGACTCAATGTTAGCCGATTCTGACAACACCTCAAATACAACCCAAAAGGTACTGCAACTGACTTTTAGTGCGGCATTGAAATGAAAACTCAGCGACCCTCACTTGTAATCTCATTGTTGGATCCAATAGAATAGGTGACCATTCTCAGAGAGAGATGCTCAGATTACAGTTTGCCCATCATTAGTTTATACCCATAAAGCCAAAGCACAAAAAGACCTACATCTGGCAAAGCTCTTCAATGAAGTGCAAAAGCTACATGTGGGCTACAAACAAGTGTGGCATCTGTTTTTTTTACAATGATGCATCCTGAAGTATATACACAATCACTTTATAAAACCCCAACCCCTTCCTGTATTCCCCTACAGGCAAATGAATGTTTTCAATTCAGTAAATAGAAAAATATGTATCTGTTGGGATTAAAGAAATCTGCAAATCACTTGTGTCTGAGGTGTGTTGCTGGTGTAAAGCCTGGTATTCTAGCCTCAAGGATACAATCTCTGTATTTATGATGACCTCCAGGCAGTTGGGATGGAACACACCACTGATGTTCATGTTGAACTTGTCAAACTTATGAACTGCCTGGGCTGAGCGAATGTCCCATAGAACACCGTCGTTCAGCACCAAGtcgtctgttgggttgaaggtggCACAGTTCCTCTTGTAATTGTTGGCCAGGTCCGGGTTATTAAGGGTCAGGGTCTTCTCCCCTGTCTGGATGTCATAGATCTGCAAAACACAGGGGAATGAAGTTAAGCATTCACCACTCGATTTCCTTTTATGGCTCACATTTCTTATGTTTTTCAATAGTGCTGAGGTTACAATTTGGAGAAAGTTGACATACCTGAGCAATGTGCTCCTTTGTGCCAATGACTCGGTCTTGCGATAGCTTACTGAACTCCACATAATGGTCATCTAAAAAGgaatgactgaaaacaaaaacaattcaAGATTTAAAATGAGCAAAATTTAAAAGTGCTAAGCAGTTTATAACTCATGCACCAAAGCATATTATAATTTTGCTAAGGTTTTTCACTGCAGCTTAGATTTAATTGACAGAGTCCATGTATTGCCTGTGTAAACTATGTGGGTAAGCCTACTGCCTGTGCTCCATGAAGTGAAGAGTCAAACCCTCAGGTAGTTAGCATGGATAATTAAACATGTCAAATACATTTGTCAGCTTGTACTTCCGACAGCACAGAGCAGATTTATTACTGGACTAAGGAGACTACAACGGGATCACACATAAGGGCACAAGTCATCCATTATTACTTTCTAGCAAGTCTTACAATATTTTAAGACACTCAATGCACTTGTAAAAGCAACAACTTTAACAGTTGCAGCAAAATGGCTGATTGGTTAGAGTAGTTGGTTCAAAAACACAGTTTGCACGACTGATCCAAGCAAACAGACCCCCCCCTTGAGCCTAACACAGGTCTGTGTCCTACAACAATTCTGCCCATCAGCACACATACACGCAGGGTTAATATTCATCTGCTACGTATGAGCTCTTTTATATATATGAAGGTTGCTTGATTGATTGAAAAGTATCTTTGAGCAAGACACGGAATTCCTACTTGCCCACGCACTGTAATTTAACTTGGATATAAAACAACAGTTAAATACCTATACTGTAGCTTAGATGTGCTGTATAATTGGTGAAAATGTGATGCAAAGTTGCCGATGTTGTAAACATCACTTACTTCATGATGAAGACAGATTTCATGCCCCATAGTGCAGACAGAGGATAACTCCAAGATGCTGATGTTAATAGAAGAGAGCCATCCTAATGGAATAACAAACGTTCCAATAAGATTATACTCAGttaaaaataaagacaaaatcaaaaacaaaaacggcAACAACATGAACCAAGAAAGGACAACATGAGATAATGGATGTGAATATAGTGGTATGCTTCTTCACTGACCCGCGAAGGCTGCAGATGAGTGATGGCTGAGCTGTGACAATTGTAGCTGGCTTCCTCCTGGCCTGTGAACACATTGTAGAGTTTGAGCTGCCCTGTGCAAGTCCCAAGCATCAGGAACCGCTCACGAGCTGAGAAGGCACAACACATGAATCCACTCTCGTCTTCATCTGCCTCCCTGAACACGGAGATGGGTCGGAACCTAGGTAATAGAAAAGATTGTCAAGTGATCCCCGTTATTTACGTTCCCTGGCTCAAGAAAATCTAGTAAAGCATTCAGAGAGTTCAATACCAACCTGCTAAATATGAGGTGCCTGTCAAAGCATCCTCCATCCACTCCTCCATATTTAGGATAGATGACTCTTCGCGTGTGTCGGGAAGTAAAGTTGGTGGGGGCTTGGCGTCTCTGTTTGGGCTCAGGGCACTGGTggggggtgaagagggagaaaggcGGGCAGGTGGCAACAGGGTTTTTGCAGCGTGCGTGCTGCTCCCTCAGGTACTCAGTTATAATGCTGTCTAATGCAGGGGGAGAGGGAAGATGTCTGTCTAACTGCTTCTTCATGGCTGGACTCTGACTGAAGGCCCCGTGGTCAGACTTCTGCCGTAGTACCCGCGGCCTCTTACAGCTAAACGTGCTACACATTGAGGGGCGCTCACGTGTGAACACGATTCGGCCAATCAGTGGGGAGCCGTTGCTATAGTGAGGCACAGATGTGGAGGGAAAAGTGGGGGAGGCAGAGACTGCTGGTTGTGACGTAGTGGGGCGTGACTGTGAATGACCAGACATTGTTGTGGACGAATGAGAAGTATGGCTCCCTAACCTCGACCCGACACCGTTGGCCAGCCGTGGGGTGCGGGGAAGCGTGGTTGCAggggatgcaggaggaggaggaacagaaACAGGGGGAAAAGCTGCATTAGGGAGGGGTGGATGAGAAAGAATTGCCATTGGGAGATCTGCCTCCTTGGTCAGTGTGTTGGCTGTGTCATGCAGGCCTTTGGCAACTAAGTGGTTCCTGATGAGCAGCAGCAGCTCTTTCCCAGGGAACGAGATCCTGGACTGAGCTACCACATTGGCCCTCTGCAGCCAGGCCAGGGACACATCTGTACCAATCAGCAGCGGTTTACCAGAAATCCTCTCTATCAGCTCAGCTGCAAACTTGCAGAACTTGACGTGCTCGCTGCGTTTGTCCTGGAGCACAGGTTCCTTCATGAGCTGCTGGATGTGTCCGCTGCTGAACAAGGGCAACTTGCTGATGATCTGTTTGACAGAGCTGGAGCGAGATAGACCCACCAGGGCCTTGCAGGTCAAAGCTCGGAGCTGATCCGCATCTGTAATGGGCATCTTCACCATGAGCAGAGACAGGAGCACCTATGGGACATGGGAGGAGGTAAATTTAAGATCAAAGAACAAGAGAACTGAATTTTACAGAGTTTTTGAATGGATCAACGATTAATAGACCACTAAGAGCAAATGAAGCCCACCTTGATGCCATTGTTAGCCTGCACTACATTCCACATTTTAGTGAGCACACTCTCACTGGATTTGGTCTGCTGGGGCATGCGGCGGCGGGGGGTGCCTGCAATAAACTTGCCAAAGCTGGAAATTCGTTTGTCTGGGGCACAGACACAGTTGATGACCACCTGCAGAGCCGACTTCTGGATCTCAGCGTCATTGACAAACACCTCTCCCTCTGCCACCATCAGGACTATGCTCATCCCTGAAGAGAGAGAAAATCTATCATCATCCCTTGAATAATattagggaaaaaaaacttatTGGAGTCTTGCCAAACCCCCTGGTAGTATTGGGAACATATACTCAGAGAGTTAATGCAGTAGACGTTAACTTTAATTTAAATACTGTAGTATATTACATTAAATATGGAAAGTTATTACTTTTATTACTCAGTACATTGCCTTCTTTTACAAACGTCTTAAAATGCTTTGGTTGGCACCATGCCTGACAGCTCAGGCAAACTGGGGCACCCTAGGAATGTACAGTATGTCCTTTATTACTTATCATTTATTATGTATCTATTTATTTTCTACAAAATAATAATCTGAACCAGATTTATAATGGATTTGCATCGACATTTTTACTGCTCAAATGGTCCATGTCACTACATAATACATACTATATACAGGTTGACTGATATATATATAGCGAGTCTACTGTGCCTTCAGTTTTCCTTTGCACTGTAAGATTTCTTTGTGTTTACTGTCAATGTCCATGTGCTGATGTCACCAAATCAAATCCTGTGCACTTGTGGTGCGTGAGACTGAGGTGGTTCTGACAAAATACAAATATTTAACCCACTGGTTGAAGAAATATTCTGACAAGATTTTTGCAATATCTGAAATATAACTCCAACATTATCTGCTGTTTTTCAATTCATGCAGTGACACCAGAGTTTTGAAGAATGAATGACAGCACGTACCAACAGTGGAGACAGTGGATCCGCCCTCATCAAGCACAGCTACAGCTTCAGCCAACAACAGCTGGGTCTTAGGAACGACTGTAAGAATGGCCAGTATATCTAGGGCATATCGCACTGTATCACTCCTATAAATGGAtgaaatgccacaaaaaaaaaactattaccACGTTAAAATTAACTATGATCACATCATTAATTGAAGGACTGAATGTGGGGATTGctagaagatgggggggggggttgtttctaCCTGCCGTAGTAGGTCCTCCAGTCACAAGCAATAGAAATTAGCTGCAGGAGGAGCTGGACACAGGAGAGCTTGTGGAAGACCTCAGCTGGCTCCCAGTAGAGTCGGGGTGAGCCATACTCTATCAGAAACTCCATCTTCTCTACCACCTGCTCATGGCTGTAGCTCACAGCCTGGAGAAAAACAGAGTCGTCAAACTTCACTTTAGGCAACACTGACGACCCATCGTTAGCGAACTCATCTATTCCTTTTACAACTACAGATGCATCAGAACAACTAATTTGCACTGATATCCGCATGTGATAAAAGAAGAGTTCTTGGTTAAATCCACTTTAAACCACTATCATCTCAGTTCCCCCTTACCTTGTAGTAGGGTTGGGAGTGAATGGGGGCGCCCCCCTCTGTACGCTGCAGGGACTGCTTGACCTGCTCCACCTTGATGGCCAGATGGGCCTCAAAATACCTGCGCAGGGCCATGCAGGTGTGCTTGGCTGTCTGCCTGCTGGAAAAGATTTCATCATCACTCAGCAGCGCACCCTGGTCTTCGGGGTTCAGGATCTCCAATGTGCTGATCTGGAAATTGTTTATATCAGACATCCATACATTATCAGGAACTTGCATGTGGTTCTACATTATTGCCTTTATACATCAACCTTTCACTGTTTCACTGCGTTAAAATTTTCCCAAGGTTTTGCAAGGAGGTTGTCCAGTCCATGGTGTGGTTACAATGAGGATCACAGAGCAGGGCATTTTACTCAGCCTACCAAGTTGACAAGACGTCGGAGGCCGTCCTGCCTGTCAAAGAGCTCCAGCACGGCACGGAAAGAAAAGGAGATGGAGAAGAACATGGTGGCGTGGCAGCAGCCTGATGCGTGGGAGCATTCCAGCAGCCATAGGGTGTAGCCAACCACATCTGACAGGATGGAGTGGGGCAGCATAcacaccttgggggggggggtggtaagaATACAGATGTGAATGGCTACACATAAACAGCTAACTTGCCCTTGCCATGATGTGTGTGACACAATAAAGGACATTTTAGTGatatttgctgtgtgtgtgtgtatattgtacCCTTTCCATTGCGTCTTGGTTGTAGGCCAGGTAGTACAGACACAGAGATACTCCTGTGGCGGCCATGGATGGCCTGGGAATTGCCAGCAGCTTTTGCACCCCGCCATGAGCCACAAATTCTGCAGCAAACTTCTTATGCAGCAGCAGAGAAGCCAAGTACTGGATAATAGAAAAGAAGCAAATGGATAATGATGAAGAACTTTCTGTTATTATAATTCAGCACCACTGAAGAGATGCAGGGCTTTGATTAGACCAGTGGCCACGGAGATAGCGTACCTTGAGGGCCTCGAAAGTAAGCTGCACATCATTAGTCTGCTTTAGGTCCATATAATGCATGAGCAGCTCACGAGCTCCCATCTGCATAAAAACTGCCAGGAGCTGCAAGGGAAGCCAGGTAGAACAGTAAACACATGACTTCAATGTAATCGATTACGGGAACCACGCACATGTTTTTTACAATCACAAATCCAAATCTAAAAGACAGCCCAAGTAACTCTATAGCAGATGTTatgtaaaaattaaaatacaAAAGCTAATCCCTTTAATATTGTGCTTTTTGCTGTGCTGCTGTTATCTTTACTTACAGAATTATGATCAGCATGTTTAAAGACCCATTCCAGCAACTTCTATATATTCAAAAATTgcttagaatttttttttaaaatgggcaATAAATCTAAAGGATATGCTTTTGTTCGGATTTCAGCTTAACAGACTCAATGCACCAACAATTTAACCACATCTCCCCACGCTCTTGAGAATTGTGGGTGTCTattttttcacaaaaaaaaaaattttaactgACAAGTTGACAGCAAGTCAAACTCGGGAAGGGTACACATTAAAGTGGTTAACACAGCGCGTTCTACATATATTACAATGGTGATTTGATGACTAAATGGATCTGGATGCACAGCCCTACTACTGGGGGCAAATTTAAACTTGACAACGTAGAAGTTTATCTAAGTTTTAAGCTCTTTCTAAATTAAGTGAGAAGGAACAATAACCATTATGTAGCTTAGACAGGCTGGTGGGCCAAGTCATGTAGAGACAGAGCAGTTTAGACGACAGTGACTCTGCAGCAATGCTCATTCCACAAATGAACACAGTATAATTTGAGCTTTGCAAAATTCAAAGCTGACTGAGGATAAAGAGTTGGTATGGTTTCTACTGTAACTCAATGTCATTCAAGTTTGCATGTCAACTTTCCATATGTGGCCAATCCGATCTAGTGCTAAGGAAAAAAGACATAAATCCTCTAAAAATGGAAACCGAAAAAGATTCTGACTCAAACAGATTACTCCAGTGTTTTGCAGTGCAGTATTTCCAAATATGTTCTAAATTTTCATTCGAGTTTTGTGAAAGCAGTGCTGACACTAATATATAGCACAATAATGGATCAGCCATGTCTGAGCAAATTGCACTTTTAACAAATTACAGTAACTAGCATTGACTAATTTCAATTGTACACATGCTACTATTATACCAGAATCGAGCAAGTGACGGACAACCTGGCAGCATAGAGTGGTACAAGATGGGCAGGAATATTATGAGTAGGACAAaaatcaaataaacaaataaaagattCATATTGacatttgtgatgtaaaaaatgtcatCAATTTTACCAATTTTTATTAGTATTGATCTGCTTCTGTTTGGCGGAGATTTCAACTCAACAACATTTTGAAAATATGTGAAACCCAACCCTCTGATAAACCCTAAACACCCGAAACCCCCCAGATAGCCATAAATGGTGTTAATCACTGGAATGGGCCTTTAAATATCTTGACTGTGAAAGACTGACACCTGTTGGTAAGTTTGTGAACAGAGGCAGCAGATTGTGCATTATTTGCATCGcttgaataataacaataataacaataaaaacaaaaactgttTATACACAgaatagctatatatatatatatgttctacTCAGGGAGCTAAAAAATCTAAAATTTGGCAAAACACTACTCTGACTAACACATGACTACACCCTTAATAGGCTTATGGTGATGCTGAACCAACCTCCTGATACTCCCCCAGAGGCGTGAGATACTGCAGGATAAGCCTTTGCTCTATCTCTGGGGTCAGAGGATACAGGTTATAGTTGTTCCCAATCACCCAGGGGCTCATCTCCGACCAGCTGCTGTTGGACAGCTCACTGAAGCTCCTCTCTGGCTCTGGTAAGGAGAAATTCAACTTCTGTTTGGCCTTCTTgccactctccctctctgcctttcTTTTTAGGTAACTGCTACTGTCAGGCATGTCCTGGTGTGTCAGGGAACCTGCTGCGGACATGGGCTTCAACATGGTTTTGACTGCCGAGTTGGCACGGCTGCTGGTCTTGTGTGGGGAGTTGAGATGGAGAGACAGCTCCTTCTCAGGCTCAAGGCTGGAGAATGGATTTTCTTCCCCACCAGTCTCTTTCTCCTTGTTCTCCCTTTCAGCCCCATTTTGGCCCAGTGTGAAGGGGTTGCCCTCAAATCCCCCATCGACAGTCTCCTCATCCAAAGGAAGAAGAGGCTCACCCAGAGTCTTCCTAGGACTGGGACGTTTGAATTCCCTCTTGCTCTCAGCATCCTTGTCCTGAAGCTCACGTAGCCGATGCAGCATCAGTGGTACCTGAAATGATGATGTAAGGTACAGAACAATATAGTGACAGCTCATTCATTCACAGTACCGACCAATGGTGAGAAAATGGTGCTGCTATTCAGTGAGCCACCACAGTTTTACAAAAAGCTGTTCTAAGATCATCACTTTAAAAACACGTCATTGTCCATTAATTTTGTGATGGACAGGCTGAAAGAGAAGCATTCCCTACTGACCAAGACCGAGTTCTCTTCTCGGTAGTTGGCGGCAATGTCCTGATTCTCCATGGCACCAGCCAGCAGGCCTGTGGCGTAGATTCTCAGGGGCTGCTCGGCCTCCTGGGCCCACTTAAAGAGCCTTTCAACTATGCCCTCCTGAGCCATAcaaagacacatacagacacagatacaGTACACAAGGGGGAATGGTGAATTATATATAAATGACTACTGGAGTTAATTT
It encodes:
- the LOC130106969 gene encoding DDB1- and CUL4-associated factor 1-like, coding for MASASASVDSKAELTALLEQWERDQQGSTQELVIILTKISELVERETEEYHKVDPDPFDDRHPGRADPECILGHLLKILFKNDDFMNALVNSYVMTSRELSLNTAACRLLLNIMPGLETAVVFQEKEGIVERLFKWAQEAEQPLRIYATGLLAGAMENQDIAANYREENSVLVPLMLHRLRELQDKDAESKREFKRPSPRKTLGEPLLPLDEETVDGGFEGNPFTLGQNGAERENKEKETGGEENPFSSLEPEKELSLHLNSPHKTSSRANSAVKTMLKPMSAAGSLTHQDMPDSSSYLKRKAERESGKKAKQKLNFSLPEPERSFSELSNSSWSEMSPWVIGNNYNLYPLTPEIEQRLILQYLTPLGEYQELLAVFMQMGARELLMHYMDLKQTNDVQLTFEALKYLASLLLHKKFAAEFVAHGGVQKLLAIPRPSMAATGVSLCLYYLAYNQDAMERVCMLPHSILSDVVGYTLWLLECSHASGCCHATMFFSISFSFRAVLELFDRQDGLRRLVNLISTLEILNPEDQGALLSDDEIFSSRQTAKHTCMALRRYFEAHLAIKVEQVKQSLQRTEGGAPIHSQPYYKAVSYSHEQVVEKMEFLIEYGSPRLYWEPAEVFHKLSCVQLLLQLISIACDWRTYYGRSDTVRYALDILAILTVVPKTQLLLAEAVAVLDEGGSTVSTVGMSIVLMVAEGEVFVNDAEIQKSALQVVINCVCAPDKRISSFGKFIAGTPRRRMPQQTKSSESVLTKMWNVVQANNGIKVLLSLLMVKMPITDADQLRALTCKALVGLSRSSSVKQIISKLPLFSSGHIQQLMKEPVLQDKRSEHVKFCKFAAELIERISGKPLLIGTDVSLAWLQRANVVAQSRISFPGKELLLLIRNHLVAKGLHDTANTLTKEADLPMAILSHPPLPNAAFPPVSVPPPPASPATTLPRTPRLANGVGSRLGSHTSHSSTTMSGHSQSRPTTSQPAVSASPTFPSTSVPHYSNGSPLIGRIVFTRERPSMCSTFSCKRPRVLRQKSDHGAFSQSPAMKKQLDRHLPSPPALDSIITEYLREQHARCKNPVATCPPFSLFTPHQCPEPKQRRQAPTNFTSRHTRRVIYPKYGGVDGGCFDRHLIFSRFRPISVFREADEDESGFMCCAFSARERFLMLGTCTGQLKLYNVFTGQEEASYNCHSSAITHLQPSRDGSLLLTSASWSYPLSALWGMKSVFIMNHSFLDDHYVEFSKLSQDRVIGTKEHIAQIYDIQTGEKTLTLNNPDLANNYKRNCATFNPTDDLVLNDGVLWDIRSAQAVHKFDKFNMNISGVFHPNCLEVIINTEIWDLRTFHLLHTVPALDQCRIVFNNNGTVIYGAMLQADDEDDMMEMQLKTPFGSSFRTFNATDYKPIATIDVKRNIFDLCTDTKDCYLAVIENQDSVNTDTVCRLYEVGRQRLAEEEEEDEEDQEDDDQEEDDEDDDDSDDDVDTDPLIAELENENGGEDEDDDEEDGNDDFSPSDDEEIAQLLEEDGDDDDDDDDDDDSDNEDADLGGDNADSSDNSDLEDDIILALNE